Part of the Echeneis naucrates chromosome 1, fEcheNa1.1, whole genome shotgun sequence genome, aaaggtcaaagatgGCGTCTCACCACAGTCAGCATGTTGAAGCCTGCCTGGCCCAGCAGGTTGCCGAGGTCAGTGACCGCCGTATAGGGCGAGACATGGGGGGAgaagcccccctccctctctgtctcagccATCTGGAGGGAACAGCGCAGCTCGTAGAGCGTCTCGCCCCCCGCCATCGCCCCGATGAAGACACCGTCCGGCTTCAGCACCTGATGGATCTTAGGGTAGGAGACACAGGTCAGACGTCATACACACAACAGGGGCCCCGCCCCCAAGGGGTTGTTTTCAGCCTCTCACCTGTCGGAGGGCGCCGGGAAGGTCATTTATCCAGTGCAGGCTGAGAGGAGACAAAAGAGGTGATCAGGACCGACAAAGGGACACCTGGACAGGTGAGGGCTGGAACCTCCTCCTGCTCCGACTCACCTGAGGCTGCTCATCACCAGGTcaaaagtgttttctttaaacGGCAGGAACTCTTCATCAGCCAGGACACAGGAAGTAGGAATCTCAGTCTTCCTGCTCCGTTTCTGGAGTTagagatgacatcatcatcaacgCCATCATCGACATCAGTCAGGAAGTAAAACATGCCGTCACTCACCAGAGTTTTCTCAGAGATGTCAGTCAAAAACAGACGCTCCACCACGTCCTGCAACAAACAGAGGTCACCACAGGTCACTAAAGGTCACTGAAGGTCAAAGGGGTCAAAGGTGAACACACCGCACTTTGCTCAGATGTTCTGCAATGTGACTTTTCCCTCCGCCGACGTCCAACGCCAGAGGAAACGtcctgaggagacagaagacagaccCAAATCTGCATCAGGCTCTATGAACAGGAGTCAGATCCAGGATCTGCTGCAGGACCACCTGGACCCGGTCTTTGGTGGAGCAGATCCAGAGCGGTACATGAGTCTGGAATTGATCTGCATCTGTCTCACGAACCCACCTGGCGATGTCGTAGACTCGATCAGCCACCCGACTGCccacctgcagagacacaacaaGTGAGCCGACCCGGTCCACCCCGAGACCTGATTCATTGAGATCcccataaaagaaaaaaaattctattcataattattattagtattattaatGAAACATTATCATGTTTTCAGTCTGTGACCAAGATCCTCTCAGTCTAAGATCCTCCCGGTCTAAGGTTCTCCCGGTCTAAGGTTCTCCCGGTCTAAGGTTCTCCTGGTCTGACAGGGTTTGGACTTGTACCTCGTCCCTCAGGTAGTCGTACTGGTCCCGGTCCTGCAGGCTCGCAGACCAGttcttctgcctcttcttcATGTCCCTGTTGAAAACGTTCATGGTCCCCCTGCCGGACTCAGTCAGTCCTCTACAGGGTCCAAACCTGGGACCGGCCTGATGTCTGCAGCAGGCGGATCCGGACCGGGTCAGCCTCTGCAGGACTGTCCCGGACAGCCTGGAGTTCATGGCGGTCTCACCTCCAGAAACAGGATCCGGATCAGAACAACATCCGGGTGACGCTTTCCTGTCGTCCAATCAGGGACCTCCGGGAGAGGAGGCGGGGAAACCTGGAGCCGGATCTCAGGCCGGATCCGGAGTGCAGCCGGTCTAAGAAGTCCTCATAATTTTGAGAATCGACCTGAAACTTTCagtgtaagtttttttttttttgataaaatattCAAACGGTCGATGAACCGGAAGGAAGCTGAACGACCAATCAGCTGTTCGCGTTTCGTCCCGTTTGACCCACTTCGCTCTTCTTATTAAAAAGGGGCGGGGACACGGAGACATCACGACACTGTTGCATTCTGGGAAAACACGTGTGGCAGCCGAGCTGAGATAAGCGGTGGGTTTTTAATCTGAagtttttttaatgttaaattcTGTTTAAAATCGATTAAAATTATTTGACGTAACCGCCACGCGTCATTACGTAGGCTGCTTAAACtaattcagtttgatttcaCAAATTCTGTTCCgaaaaacatcatcaacaacaacacaactacattaagagcagaaataaaaataaggtcaagcagaagaaa contains:
- the ndufaf5 gene encoding arginine-hydroxylase NDUFAF5, mitochondrial, with translation MNSRLSGTVLQRLTRSGSACCRHQAGPRFGPCRGLTESGRGTMNVFNRDMKKRQKNWSASLQDRDQYDYLRDEVGSRVADRVYDIARTFPLALDVGGGKSHIAEHLSKDVVERLFLTDISEKTLKRSRKTEIPTSCVLADEEFLPFKENTFDLVMSSLSLHWINDLPGALRQIHQVLKPDGVFIGAMAGGETLYELRCSLQMAETEREGGFSPHVSPYTAVTDLGNLLGQAGFNMLTVDVDEVQVHYPGIMEVMMDLQGMGESNCAWNRRSLLHRDTLLAAAAIYKEMYGNEDGSVPATFDILYMIGWKPHESQAKPAQRGSATMSFGDLSKISQPTSTDRP